The genome window TGATGAACCAGCAGCCACCGAGCGAACTAGAAAAACAAACCATATGAAGGGGCTGAGTTTCGTAGAGCAGAGAAGACGAAACGGCATGCAAAGTGTTTTTGTCAAACGTGTAttctaatataatattttttaattaaagagaGTTAACAGAGTTAAACTCCTGTTAAGTTAGAGTCCACATGTCACAAAACTAGGGTGGAAACATGGGGGCACATGAACTTTGGTAACAGAAAAATCAGACTCATATCAGACAGGCAGCACTCAATCAAAAAGAAGGCTTTTTTACACGGtgatttgaaaaataataataataactgtagaacataaaattaaaaataacaaagcattcagttgtgaagagaaaaatgTAACAGTCGAGCCATATCTACCTATAGGGACCCATATCTACCTGTAGGGACTTACACATATTTGTGGTAGAAAAATGACAGATATGTAGtgtcactactacaaaaaacaCTAAATAAGTTTGTTGCGCAAAGTACAatttcgttgcgcaaaactTGCGCTACAAAATTTTGGTCGCGCAAATCTCGTGAAGATAAGGTTTGCGCGATGAAACCTAATTTTCGTTGCGCAAAGATACTTTGCACAACGAATCTTAACGTTGCACAAATctaccttgcgcgacgaaaaatatattggtCACGCAAAATTGctcgacaaaaaatattggtcacgcaaagtctaaaaaaaatttccgcgtcctatttttggtacccgcccaaatttttagagttttggcGACGAAATATTAACGTTGCGCAAAAGTTTGCgtgacgaaatattttttgtgttttaaaattttttaattaaaataaactaatttaattatttgcgcgacaaaatattttgtcgtgcaaggtttttgactttttgtttattatttcttttatattaattttttcaaatttaattgaagtgtatgattttttttaaaattactttaatttaaattgacatattcaaaataaaattacatataaaactagtgatcaaattatccaataaatatatatgtatatataatattcaaaatgtacacataaattaacgaagtacaataataaaattctaagaCCAGAACATTGTGGTGGTAATGGTAGAGGATATGTTTCGATAGCATCCTAATCCTTAACTTTAGCCGTCAAAGTCTCAACGATTCCctacacacaaaaaaaacatggtcaaataacaaaacattggcataatctcccctaaaattgttatactacaaatccaacccaaactccaatcctcACCCtatactcaaccccaaaccccacacaaactcaaaactaactccaaaaacacatattaatgaaaaaaaaattaaaatttggagagaatataccttttggcaagattcagagtgagtgagaatgagagggagaattgagtgtgagagaattagagaatatagtgagagagagatgagagagtgagagatagtgaaaagagagatgagagagtgagggagagtgagagatggtgaagagagagatgagagattaagtgagaggagtgagtgtgagagaaagggttggatttggggagagggaaagagagaggagaggtaagagtagagaaagacattgagaaaatggtggagttattttatttttaaaaatcatatctctttgcgcgatgaaaaaATGTTGGTCGCACAAAGTTTTGTGCGAccaaaaaattcccgcgttgTGCGACCAAAAAATTCTCATGTTCCTTTTTAGGTACCCAcccaaatttttagagttttgcgcgacgaaaaatatgtTGGTCACgtaaagttttgcgcgacaaaaaatattggattattggtcgcacaaagttttgtgcgacgaacaatattggtcgcgcaaagtctttaaaaaaaatttcaaactttttttcacacgtcccatttttggtacccgcccaaatttttagagttttgcgcgacgaactgttggtcgcgcaaacttttgagagacgaaaaattggttcgtagtgcaatattgataaaaataattattatgaataataaaaaataaaataattttattttatgatttaaaatataaataaggttaaatctacttaataaatatatatactattcaatttcttaagtgttatacgtacaaaataaataaatttaaagctacttaataaatatatatatatatacacacacacaccccattcaacgatccaactgtcaaacttgtttgtatatacttcaagatcatatacctcaaaaatcacaaaaaacaaacatttagagatctagtaacgggacaaaacttttcaacggttataaatgaaaaatcacgattttaAGGgctattttaactccgattttgatgatttttttacagctacactccttgaccctatatgaatacaatgactgaatttgatcttcaatttaaaatatttacactagtggataccacaaaaatcttacgttatatttaacgaaagtataaataaactcttaattgttagtgaatatattgttttgatggcatacgcatgctacgaaactagtttcagcgatccaaccgtcaaacttgtttgtttatactccGAGATCATATAagccaaaaatcgaaaaaaataaacattcagagatcaagtaattggataaaacttttcgacggttataaatgaaaaatcacgatttaacagttattttaactccgattttgatgatttttccttgaccctatatgaatacaatgactgaaagatatttacactagtggataccacaaaatcttatgttatatttaaagaaagtataaataaactcttaattgttagtgaatatattgttttgatggtatacgcattctacgaaactagttccAACGATCCAAcagtcaaacttgtttgtttatacttcgagatcatatacgccaaaaatcgaaaaaaaataaacattaagagatcaagtaatgggacaaaacttttcaacGGTTATAAacgaaaaatcacgatttaatagttatttcaatttcgattttgattatttttttatagctaCACTCCTTAACCCTATATGAATgcaatgaactaattcgatcgtcaatttaaaatatatactttctaacaaaaacccaatccgaactacaataatatatttttattacaaaaaacCGATCCAAactaaaacaataaatttaaagctacttaataaataaaaataaaaatatatatatagtttaatttcttacttgttatgcatacaaaataaaaaaaaacaaaaataaattggtttaggcgACAAAtatttggattacgtcatgcaaatatttttaaaaataattttttatttttatttatttttgtaaagactttgcgcgacgaaacacacTTCGTCGCTTAAGACTTTGTGCAACAAAGTTTATTGTTTCGTTGTGCAAAcctttgcgtgacgaaaaaaATGTTGGTCGCTCAAATTTTTGTGCAACAAATttattgtttcgtcgcgcaaagtcactttgagcgacaaTAATttgttgtcgcgcaaaagtttgttgCGCAAAGAGGCTTTGTGCAGCGATGTGTATTTCGTTGAGCAAAATTTAGTCGTGTAAGACTTTGAGTGACGAAGTTTTGAATTTCGTtgcgcaaagtaactttgaaagaagaattttttttcgttGTGCAAAATTTGATCGCGCAAgggatttttttaaactagTGTGTGTGGTGTTGCTGAAATGGACGGTCAGTAGAAAAAAAGGTCCTTCACACGTTTAAGAGAGATTTCCATTAGTGAGTTTGAAGAGGGGGCCACCATGAGAGAGGGATAAGACCTCCTTTTAAAGTCCACAATGATTCCAATGAACAGACTCTTAAGTTGTcatgatttttctttgaaaatgaTAATGGACATTTCACATTTGGTGAAGTTGTATTTGTTACTTGCAAAGGTAGCGtgtccaaaagagaagaattATATGAACCAACTGTACCTTATTATTACATCAcgaacacaaaagaaaagcaaactgaaaatgtaaaataaaagccacaataatatatatatatccagcCTCTAACCCTTCTTTTCATCGTGGGGATGCTCACAGTTATATCGCATGGAGCCAATTTTGCACATTGTCCATGAATCAAAACTATGCATACCTCCATCtcttgttaaaaattaaataaccAAAAACTCCCCAAAATCCCACTGTAAACCCTAGCACAACAGAAGAAATGTAAAACCATGGAAGTTGATGCCCATTCCCCTCatctttgttgttgttattattatcttCATCAATGACCTTATTTGGTCGACCACACTCATTTGGAAGTGGGGGACCACAAAGATTGGGATTACCCTCAAAGGCAGAATCATCGAAGCTTTGGAGCTGGGTGCTTGTTGGTATTGGTCCTTGGAGATTATTGTATGAGACATtaaattctttcaaaaaattaaggcTCTCCAATGACGATGGGATTATTCCAGACAAGTGATTCATTGAGAGGTTCAAAAcctctaaattttttagattagATATTTGGTCTGGAATGATGCCGGAGAAGTTGTTGTGGCCAAGACGCAACATGCGGAGACGCTGTAGTTGGCTGATCTCATTAGGTATCTCACCACCAATGTTATTTTCAGATAGGTCTATCATTGCTGGATAGGAAGACAATTTCGACGATAGATAATAATTTGGGTTTGCGATTATAGGGCCCAAGAAGAAAGGCAATTCAAATTCATAGCTAGTGTCGTCTTGAGATGCTTCGGAAACCAACCTTGGTAGTCTGCAAAGTTGCTTTGGAAATTCACCAGAAATTTGGTTCTTTCGCAAGCTTACATGATACAGTCTAGGAAGAGCCCCTAACCAGCTTGGAATTGGCCCTGTGATTTGATTACTACCCAGAAGCAAGATCTCTAGCTTGTTGAGCTTTGACAACCATATAGGTATTTGACCCGTGAGCTGGCATTCAGCGAAACTCAATGCTCGAAGATTTTGGAATCCCTCAATGTCAGCCATGTCATCATCACCTGGCATTCCCTCACCTTTAAAGGAACCAGTGAGTAGGAGTGTGTGAAGACTTTTGCAACTCATTAATATCTTCATTGCCCCTGTGATGTTGGTGAATCGATTGAACCCAAGCGAGAGGAAGGACAAAGATTTCAATGAAAGAATATCAACTTGTATTTGTCCCTCTAGACGATTGCTGCTCAATCGAATGGCTTTTAGGGACCGACATGAGTATAGACTTATTGGGAACGTACCAGTGAAGTTATTGAGTCTTATGTCAAGTTTAGTAAGTTGACTAAGTCTGGAGAAATCAAGAATGGAGATATCTCCTTCCAAGTTGTTGGATTGCACATGTAGTTCTACAAGGTTTGTACAATTCATCAAAGATGGGGGCAAAGAACCTTCTAAATAGTTGAAATCAAGGTTCACATATTTCAACTTGGAGAGCTTCCCAAAAttgagaggaagcttgctgcCAAGATGATTGAAGAAGAGGTTGAGGATTGCaaggttggtgaggttgacAATTTTATCACTAATGGCTCCATATAGCGAACTGAGAGGTAATGAAATTTCTTCAAGTTTAGTAGCATTATAGATATCTTCTGGGAGTAGTCCTGAGAGGTTATTGCGACCAGCCCGAAAAACCAGCAGTTCGGAACAGTCCCCTAGTCCAGGAGCAAGGTTGCCACTGAATTCATTGgaagaaaaatccaatagccTAAGGAAGGGAGAAGAATGTTTGAGACAAATTGAGGATGGGATATACCCTGTGAAGGTATTGTTGCTGACATTGAAACTAGTCAATTTGCTAGCGTGGTGGAAGAATGAAGATGGAATTGCACCATGGAAGTGATTGCTAGAGAAGTCTAGTTTCTGGATATTGCTGGATGGTAGAGAAAATGGTAGCTCTCCAGAAAGAAGGTTATAGCTCAAATCAAGGATCTCAAGACGATTCAAGGTCACAAAGAATTGAGTGTCAAGTGAACCAAAAAGTGAATTATGCGAGAGATTCAAGTGGGTGAGATGTGTGAGATTTGCAAGTGATGAGGGAAACATACCTCCTTCCAGCCCTTTGGAGGGTAGGAGCAAATGGGTGACCCTACTATCTTGATCACAGGCGATGCCCTTCCATTGACAACAATTATCAGAGGTCCAATTGAAGGAAAGAGAAGATAAAGTTAGGATAAAGGACATGAGAGAGCTGCGATCAGTTTGGTTGCATGCATGAATATGTGTGGACATaatggaagagaaaaataagaagagaaggaagccATATGCCATTGGGTTGTAAGGCTGCTGCAGTACTAGCAAGTCTTTTCGTGTATTTACATTACCCACAGGTTTGATAGATATATAGGAGCAAATAGAgacataatttcttttttttcttttagcttTAGATTATTGACCCTGCATTAACCATAACGACACAACACAAAGCGAATATTTTGAAGTCTATAGTGATTGGGACTCCAAAGTCAATGTCAGTGGACCATGCGTGGTTGCAGTCCTTTCACTCTCATGAAGCAATCCcacatttaaaaaatgaagaagatgggCTTAAATTTcatctttgattttgatgggTTCACACCAACCATGTTAAAAGTCCAAGTGCCAAGTTGTTTTCTAAGAAAAGTTGGGCATTCTTTCCAAGTTGTTTACCCCACATGAAGGAAACTACATCTACATTAGCAGACATGCAGCACTCATTCGAGAGAAGCCTCTTCTACACggcaattaaaaaaagaataacagAGAATTGAGTTGTGAAGGGAATGTTAAAATTGGTAACAGTGAAGCCAGAATTTTAAGACAAGGCATGATTGTTACAGTGCTACTCATGCCTTATCTCAACATTACATTGACGTTCTATTCATGTTAAAACTGCCGGAGAAGCAGTTTGGTCTCTAGaacaatataaataatatttgtaaaacaaaaacccaaaagataTATTTATGCTGTTTGGTCTTCCGTGCTTTTACTGGGTTTGGTGCCATGCGGGGAAGGGGGAAGCCACCACTAGTGTGGTGGGAACCATAGTCtgaaatattgataatatcgaggaaatatcgaggatatttcggttttttcgaatcacggatatttcggaacatatccatgtacatatcgtataaatatcgacaatatcgacgataatatcggaaaatatcgatgtcgataatttcgctcacatttcagcaatattttgtcaaaatatcggtgtaatatcgctaaaatatcgaaaatatcgaaaatatcgatgtgaaggaaaaaaaaaagttttttttttttttaaaaaaaaagggaaaaaggggagaaaaaagcacaaaggggatatgaacccctcccattttactcctccaacaccttaaacaccatatcacttatgtttttgtgataatatgctaaaatatttatatttatatgggtggtatgttaacaattacatgcaaaactattttggggatttatcatttgatgactactcttcacaatacacttattctacacatagagatgatgaagatagtgaaaaatttgaacctcgtaggaactctatgtggtactaagtcactcatatatcttaccatgcaatgtataaagtgtaaaatattatagtaaatcattatatataaatgattacggtgtatttaatcttttttcattaattattacatattttttacactcatagtgtttgcccgcttgctgtataatcaacttaaaattagttaaatccatcatgcaatgcatttccttctaattttttgtgataaactcatagataattgactaaataaacattctccaaagtttcaatgaaaatttccaagtttttcttacaatttccgtggtttttattcaatttttatcgatatcgataatatccgatatttccatcgaaatttccatatttttggactaccgatatttccgatatcatcgatattttagaccttgatGGGAACCCATTGGCTTGAGATTATTGACGTAGCATTAACCGGTCAAAGAGagattttaaaaggaaataaagacTTATCGCACTCTCGGAtaataaaatcaacaaaatgcTGCTCCCGAGCGTGAGGTTTATTctaaaaaagttatttttttcgCCCACAAAACTTGAATGCCATCATTGTGTGGCCAATAGTAGTACATGGCTTTTAACTAATGTAGACCGCATTAGTTGAGAGGACCAGACCTCCTTATTTCATAGTTGTTATTACTATCAAGTGTCttacatattcaaaatatctAAGGCAAAATATCAAGTGTCTTACATATTCCAAACACTAATCTCTAactgacaaaaaaaaaagaaaaaaaaaagaaagagaaaatagatTATGAGAACAAACTGTACCTTACATaaggaaaacaagaaaaaaaaaaaaaaaaaaacaacagcCCGAACACTTGGAACTGTAAAATGTATTGGAAACTATTTTCTCTGCAACAGTAGTCTTGACCGTTGTTTGGATTGGCAAGTACTAGTCTTGGATTGTGCACAATGCAGACCATATTGCTTTATTGTATCCACAAGTCTCATTTGCATATTGACTTTGCACACTGGTTATGAGGGAGCGctaattatcttttttttcttcatatagCCGTAGCCGCAGACACTTTTTTATACCCTATACAAGTTATGCACTTGTACCAATAAAATATGATATGATATCAAATTCACATTAGAATTACCAATAATACAGTTTCTCTCATTTTACTTTGAGACAAGATTTAATATCTCAAAATATTTAGCCTGAACtgttctgaaatttttgtCTAAGAAAGTCATCTGTACTTGTGCTAAAATTCTGTGAAATACAAAAACCAGCATTCGGATGGAACCTTGCCGATAGTTTAATTTCAgagataaagaaaatattattgtATTGTCCTCCTGTCAAATTAATAAGTTCGTTTCACTCAATTCTTTGCATCCATAAACATATGTAGCTGAAGTATTTTTTCCTTGCTTTGCTTTCATAAACATACTATTCAGTTGATATAGCATTCATGGTAGCGTGAAGAGATCGCatcagaaaaagaagacaTAATTATAAGGATAAACTGTGCCTTACCACATCAgtaacacaaaagaaaagaaagaaacataagcaaacaaaaaatgtaaaacaaaaactacaataatatagaATTAGCCTCTAAGCCTTCTGTTCATCGTGTCGATGAATTGAAAATATGTGTATCTCCATGTCTTGTTAATAACTAAAGAACCACAGACTCCCCAAAATCCCACGATGAATCCCAATGCAGCGAAAATATAAAACCATGGAAGTTGATGAAGCCAATTGTCACTgtctttgttgttcttgttatCTTCATCAATGCCCTTATTTGGTCCGCACTTGTTTGGAAGCGGAGCACCACAAAGTTTTGGATTCCCCTCAAAGGAAGAAGTGTTGAAGCTTTGGATTTGCGTGCTTGTTGGTATTGGTCCTTGGAGATTATTGCATGAGACATCAAaccttttcaaaaaattaaggcTCACCAAAGACGATGGGATTTTTCCAGACAAATGATTCATGGAGAGGTTCAAAACCTCTAAATCTTTTAGGTTAGATATTTGGTCTGGAATGACGCCGGCGAAGTTGTTGGAGTTAAGATACAATTCGCGGAGAAGCTGTAATTGGCTGATCTCAGTAGGTATATCTCCATAAATGTTATTGTGAGATAGGTCTATCAATCCTGGAAAGTAAGACAATCTGCGCGGTGGATAAGTTTGTCGTCTACCTGTGATTTTGAAGAGAGGcaattcaaattcatattGGTCTACTTGAGATGCAACAGGTCCATAAACCAAACTTGGTAGTCTACAAAGTTGCTTTGGAAATTCACCTGAAATTCGATTGTATGACAAGTTGATATAAAACAGTCTAGGAAGAGTTCCTAGCCAACTTGGAATTCGCCCTGTGATTTGATTAAAATTTAGACTCAAGAGCTCTAGATTTTTTAGCTTTGATAACCACACAGGTATTTGACCAGTGAGGTCACAATAGGCCAAACTCAacatccaaagattttggAATCCATCAAAATCAACCATGTCATCATCAGAAGGCATTCCCTCACCTACGAAGGAACCAGTAAGCAAGAGTGTGTGAAGACTTTCGCTACTCATTAATATCTTCATTGCCCCTGTGAGGTTGGTGAATCGATTGTAACCAAGCGAGAGGAAGGATAAGGATTTCAATGAAAGAATCTCGGCTTGTATTTGTCCTTCTAGATGATTTCTTGTCAATCCAATGGCTTTTAGGGACCTACATGAGTAAAGGCTTGTTGGCAACGTACCAGTGAAGCTATTCACCCTTAAGTCAAGTTTTGTGAGTTGACTAAGTCTGTAGAAATCAAGCATGGAGATATCTCCTTCCAAGTTGTTGAATCCCAAATGTAGTTCTATAAGGTTTGTGCAATTCATCAAAGATGGGGGCAAAGCACCTTCTAAATTGTTGAAATCAAGGTTCACAAACTTCAACTTGGAGAGCTTCCCCAAATTGAAAGGAAGCTCGCTGCTCAATTCATTAATGTAGAGGTCAAGGATTGCaaggttggtgaggttgacAATTTTTTCACTAATGGCTCCACGTAGTGAATTGAGAGGTATTGCAATTTCTTCAAGTGTGGTAGCATTATAGATATCTTCTGGAAGTAAACCTGAAAGGTTATTGTGACCAGCACGAAAAACCTCAAGTTTGGAACACTCCCCTAGCCCAAGAGCAAGGTTGCCACTGAATTCATTGgaagaaaaatccaatagccTAACAAAGGGAGAAGAATGGAGACAAATAGAGGATGGGACATACCCTGTGAAAGTATTGTTGCTGACATTGAAACTAGTCAAGTTGCTTGCTCGTTGGAAGATTGAAGATGGAATTGAACCATGAAAGTGATTACTGGACAAATCGACTGTCCGTATATTGCTGGATAGTAGAGAAAATGGTAGCTCTCCAGAAAGAAGATTATAGCTCAAGTCAAGGAACTCGAGTCGATTCAAAGACAAGAAGAACTGAGTTTCAAGTGAACCATATAGTGAATTGTGGGAAAGGTTCAAGTGGGTGAGATGTGTGAGATTTCCAAGTGAAGGAGAGATACCTCCTTTGATCCCTTTGAAAGGCAAGAGCAAATGGGTGACCCAACCATCTTGATTACAAGTGATGCCCTTCCAACAACAGCAATCAATGGATATCCAATTTAAAGGAGGAGAAGATAGAGTGGAGGCAAAGGATATGAGGGAGCTTCGTTCAGTTTGTTTGCAGGCATGAATATTTGTAGATATAATGTAAGAGaataagaggaagagaaggaagctaTGAGCCATTAAGTTATAAGGCTGCAATAGCATGTTGATTTGTGTATGTTTATATGCTAGTGCCGTTGCTCACAggtttgtatatatatacgaTGCTTGAAAACGATATGTAAGCATCACTGGAAATTGAGAAGTCGGCAAACAACAGCTGCAAGTTGCAAATTATATATTCAAAGAGAAGACCTCACCGGGTTTTAAGAGGCGGCCACCGGGAGAGGACTTGAGcaaattattgatattttgtcTTGAAAATTTGGAACGTTACATTGCTAGTCAAGCCTGATCTCATCATTACATTGGCCTCCCATTCACAAGTCTCGGACCAAACAGATCAACTATAGTTGATTTTTAGTACACAACGCTATATGAAGCACAAGACAAAAAGGCATGAAACATATAACATACCTAAGACAAAGTTTATATATTTAATCCATAATGTTTTACATGAAATAGATTACAATCTACCCTGACATGTTTTCATGTTCTGAAACCGTAGCAAATATAATGGCTTCATTATCAATGccatcaaatatatatataatcatgtAATCTCCCATCCAATTTCGCAATAAATTCTTCAAAACTTTCATTACTAAAATGCTCTTTCGATGATGGCAGTAACAACTAGTAAAATCAATGCTAATGTTACACCGGAGTTCGATTCACGTAAAAGAcaatcttgaaaggtaacccaATATAATACTCCCCCTTTTTCCTCCCTAtcaaatgacaaaaataaaatagaaaagatCAAATTGTAAAAAGTagtataaaaattaaagttgAAAATTTATTACGTACAGGACCAGGaaaatttctttaaagaaCAGAGTCATATGCAAATACGACCTAGGTAGCCCATGGCTGGAGATGagttttgtattattttagGGCTATATTTGGCTCATGACTAGAGATGGCTTAACAACCTCATAATTTGGGGGATTTATTGTAGTTGatcctaaaataaataataaataaagaaacagtagttgaagaaagagaaatgCATAAAATGGAATCAAATAGCTTCCACATAGAACTTAACATTTCTTTTGAAGATGCTGTTAGTTGAAAACGGAATAGTTATGCCAATTTCACCAACTATGCATTTATTGATTTGAACTGCCCCCCTCAGATCAAAATGCCTTCATACTTAGCAGTATTTTTCCTCACATTTTCAAGGGCTCAATCGACAGTGGCTTTAATGAAGATTTCAGCCATTTTATTTCGTTTATTTTAGCttgagattttttattttttttttttgggtctgaagCTTGAGATTATTGACGCAAAGCAAAAGACCTTGTTATTTTGAAGTCTATAGACCATAGTGATTGGGCGTCCAAAGTCAATGTGATGGGATTGCATATAATATCAGTCAAGTATATCATGTGTGGTTGCAGACGTTTCACTTTCATGAAGCGATTCCgtatttgaaaaatgaagaagatttGCTGAAATTTCatctttgattttgaattcattcgaaatttcTTTTAGCTTGAAAATGATTTATCATTAAAGGCAAAACATAACTCCAAACTGAGAAATTGGCAAACAACTATAACCATACGATACAGATTCTTCAAATCCACTCTATATCTATACGTTGAAGAGGAAATAAAAACTTCGCCCCACTCTCGGATAGTGAAATCACCAAATGCTGCTCCACACTGAGTGTGAGATTTATT of Prunus dulcis chromosome 4, ALMONDv2, whole genome shotgun sequence contains these proteins:
- the LOC117625312 gene encoding receptor-like protein 3, translating into MAHSFLLFLLFSYIISTNIHACKQTERSSLISFASTLSSPPLNWISIDCCCWKGITCNQDGWVTHLLLPFKGIKGGISPSLGNLTHLTHLNLSHNSLYGSLETQFFLSLNRLEFLDLSYNLLSGELPFSLLSSNIRTVDLSSNHFHGSIPSSIFQRASNLTSFNVSNNTFTGYVPSSICLHSSPFVRLLDFSSNEFSGNLALGLGECSKLEVFRAGHNNLSGLLPEDIYNATTLEEIAIPLNSLRGAISEKIVNLTNLAILDLYINELSSELPFNLGKLSKLKFVNLDFNNLEGALPPSLMNCTNLIELHLGFNNLEGDISMLDFYRLSQLTKLDLRVNSFTGTLPTSLYSCRSLKAIGLTRNHLEGQIQAEILSLKSLSFLSLGYNRFTNLTGAMKILMSSESLHTLLLTGSFVGEGMPSDDDMVDFDGFQNLWMLSLAYCDLTGQIPVWLSKLKNLELLSLNFNQITGRIPSWLGTLPRLFYINLSYNRISGEFPKQLCRLPSLVYGPVASQVDQYEFELPLFKITGRRQTYPPRRLSYFPGLIDLSHNNIYGDIPTEISQLQLLRELYLNSNNFAGVIPDQISNLKDLEVLNLSMNHLSGKIPSSLVSLNFLKRFDVSCNNLQGPIPTSTQIQSFNTSSFEGNPKLCGAPLPNKCGPNKGIDEDNKNNKDSDNWLHQLPWFYIFAALGFIVGFWGVCGSLVINKTWRYTYFQFIDTMNRRLRG
- the LOC117626349 gene encoding receptor-like protein 3, with product MAYGFLLFLFFSSIMSTHIHACNQTDRSSLMSFILTLSSLSFNWTSDNCCQWKGIACDQDSRVTHLLLPSKGLEGGMFPSSLANLTHLTHLNLSHNSLFGSLDTQFFVTLNRLEILDLSYNLLSGELPFSLPSSNIQKLDFSSNHFHGAIPSSFFHHASKLTSFNVSNNTFTGYIPSSICLKHSSPFLRLLDFSSNEFSGNLAPGLGDCSELLVFRAGRNNLSGLLPEDIYNATKLEEISLPLSSLYGAISDKIVNLTNLAILNLFFNHLGSKLPLNFGKLSKLKYVNLDFNYLEGSLPPSLMNCTNLVELHVQSNNLEGDISILDFSRLSQLTKLDIRLNNFTGTFPISLYSCRSLKAIRLSSNRLEGQIQVDILSLKSLSFLSLGFNRFTNITGAMKILMSCKSLHTLLLTGSFKGEGMPGDDDMADIEGFQNLRALSFAECQLTGQIPIWLSKLNKLEILLLGSNQITGPIPSWLGALPRLYHVSLRKNQISGEFPKQLCRLPRLVSEASQDDTSYEFELPFFLGPIIANPNYYLSSKLSSYPAMIDLSENNIGGEIPNEISQLQRLRMLRLGHNNFSGIIPDQISNLKNLEVLNLSMNHLSGIIPSSLESLNFLKEFNVSYNNLQGPIPTSTQLQSFDDSAFEGNPNLCGPPLPNECGRPNKVIDEDNNNNNKDEGNGHQLPWFYISSVVLGFTVGFWGVFGYLIFNKRWRYA